The Halalkalicoccus sp. CG83 genomic sequence CTCGGGGAAGGAGCGCGTCAATACTCAACACAAACTCCGGTCTCTGGCAGACTCACTCTCGAATGTTTAAGTAACGTTGCCGTGTTATGTGAAACGTCGTGGAATACCGTCGCACCGCCGTAATCAAGCTCGACGTGCCTCAGGATGCCGATTCGTCCCTCCGTGAGACAGTCGAGCAATTCAAACACGGCGCGAACACCGCGAGCGAATGGTGTTGGCATGGTGACGACGGATACCACGTTACCTCGAAGGCCAAAGCCGAACGTGCCTTGTACGACCAACTGCGGGACGAAACCGACCTTACCACGAACCTCGTCCAGAAAGGAGTCCGCCGCGCGGTCGAAGCCGTCAAGAGCGGTGTAGCACGACTGAAGCGCGGTGAACGAACGTCCCAACCCTACTTCTCCGCCGATAGCGCGGTCTACGACAAACGAAGTGCGACGTTCCACCGCGACCACGTCTCCCTTTCGACCGTCGACGGGCGCGTCGAGTGCGACTACATCCTTCCCGACGACCCCGACCGCCATCCACGGACGTATCTCGAAGACAAGGATTACGAGTTCCGCATGGCGACCCTACAACGGCGAGACGACGAGTGGTTCCTTCATGCCTCAATGCGGAAGGTCGAAGCCGACGACCCCGAACCCGACACTGAGCACAGAACAGTCCTCGGTGTGGACCTCGGGGTGAACAACATTGCTGTTTCGTCAACCGGCACGTTTTGGTCCGCCGATGAGTTCAACCACTGGCGTCTGGAGTACGAGAAGCGCCGTGGCTCGCTTCAACAGCGAGGAACGCGAGCCGCCCATGAAGCCATCGAAGGCATCGGGCGTAAGGAGTACGGGCGCTTCGAGATATACCTGCATGGTGTAGCGAACGAACTCATCGAGGAAACCGTCGAATACGGCTGCTCGCACATCGTCTTTGAGGACTTGACGCATATCCGCGAGAACATCCCGCAGGCGACGTGGCAACACGTGTGGGCGTTCCGCCGGTTGTTCCACTACGTCGAGTACAAGGCGGCTGAACACGGCGTCGAAGCCATGCAAGTCCCGCCGAACCACACGTCTCAACGCTGTTCGACGTGTGGCTGTACCCACGAGGACAACCGCGACGGCGAGTACTTTGAGTGTTTGAAGTGCGGGTATCAGAACCACGCGGATTACAACGCGGCGAAGAACATTGGCTATCGGTATCTCCGCCGGAGGCAAAACGCAGCCGACGGAGGCGCACCCGTAGACGTGCGCTTGAATCGCGGGACGCTGAACGTGAGTGGGGAGTACGTTCCCCCTGCCTCTACGGCATAGAACGGGAGTCCACGCGAAAGCCGCGGGGCTTGACCCCGAGGCAGTTTACACCACCATGCAAGTGTTCTATTGAAGACGATATGAAGAGTAGCTACGCAAATCGGAAGAGGTCCCGTTGTTCGGCCTCGAGTTTGTCGGGTGCCTGGTATGAGGTCGCTTGTCCCTTCTGGTAGTGCTCAAGGATCTCGTAGACATTACTGGGAAGGACACTACCGAGGCGACTATCCTGTTCGCAGGCTTTGATGATATCCTCGGGAGTATCCGTGACTTCATAGATATAAGTCCGGCCACCTTTACGACCGAGATTACGCTCGGTCGATCGTGCAAGCCCAAGCATACAAAGTTGATCCAGAAATTCGTAGAATTTGCGTTCGGAGACTTGGTCCGCATTAGCTGAAGCGGCGAGTTTCGTATAGTGACCTCTCTTTTCGTCTCACCTCTTCTTGAGGGAAACAACCAGTTCATGCCACCTGATTCTCCTCGAGGAAACTGTTGAGGTACATCTGGAACCATCCAAACGGGATTAACTGTAGCAGTCAGTCACTGCGTCCAACTACTGATAATAGCAGGACTAACCCCAGAAACAACGCAGCGAGTCCCACTGTACCCACCGGAAAGATTCCCACGAGGACCGCGACAGAATTGAAAATCACGATCGCCACAGCGAACACAACAAGCACCATCATCGGCGATAGGGAGGAGGCAGAAAATGTACGCCTGCCATTGCCACCACTATCGTCGCTCGATTCGGACTCCGCGTTCGACTGTTCGCGCAGTCTGCGCTTTCGCTCTCGGTGCGTCAGTTCGCCCCCTGCTGAATCTGGCATTCTCCGCCGATCCGATTGGAAATTCTGACTCATAAATCCGGAGTGACAGTTACAGCGAGTTGTCGTCGTACTGGCTTTGGCCGCATAAGAGGTTGTCTAAAACACAGCACTCTCGTAGTTCATGTGTGCTAAAAAATCGCTTCAACGCTACAAGGGTACGTCTGGAACCTGGTGGAACCGAAGCGCCGATGAAGTTGGACACCGGATGGATCAGCTCGCAGAGCGCATCAGCGACGTACAGCAGGCTGGCGCTATCGATCATCTGCTCCAACTCCGGCATGCGAACTTACAGACGACAGATGAAGTCCATGGCCACTTTCGTCGCCGATAGACTGGTCGTGTCCCGTTAGATCTCTATTTCAGTGGGAGGTTGTAGGTAGCTTCTATGACCAACCGATCCGCGAGAGACGCTAACAGTAGCTGAGCCTTGTGCAACATTCTTTTTCTAATCCTACCTGCTGTTGCACAAGGCTTGAGAGAAGTACCTGAAACCATCATTTAGCTGAGGGAATAGCGCATTTGTGGATTGCCTCGAATTAGCGGAGAGCTTTGAAATCATCGAACTTCTCCCTGCGTGTAGGCCATTTATTCTCCTTACTTTCTCTGTCCATACCAGGATACTGGTTGTCGCGATCTCTTGGGCCGAACTGGGCGGTTGCAGCGTGAGCGGTCATCATCGCACTGAGCGTCTTCTCCGTGGGAGGTTTGGCAGGAATCGTCAGGACTAACCCCGAAAACGAGAACGAATAACGAGCAATATGATTATACGCATCTGGCACGGATGGACGACGCCCGAGAACGCCGAGGAGTACGAACAGCTCGTTGTCGAGGAAAACTACGATATTATTGCCGAACGAACCGGTGACGGATACCGTGGGTTCGAGATAGCTCGCCGTGAGCAGGACAACGGTGAAATCAAGTACGTTACTATCACACGGTTCGACTCGTGGGAGGCCGTCGAGGAGTTCGGAGGAGAGGACCCCGAGGAGGCATACGTCCCGCCGAAAGCTCAGGAGTTGCTCACTGATTACGACGAGCAGGTGGAGCACTACGAGGTACGGGACGGCGAAGAAATCTGAGGAATCGACCGGGAATCGCGTCTACTGACTACATCCTCTGTATGCAGCACGCCGATCTCAATCGGTCAGTAATTCGCGCAGTACCGCAACGTCGAGCGGGGCCGATTCGTACACGTAGAGATAGCCGATCAGCGTCCCGACGGTCATGATGCCGCCGACGGTCATCAGTTTCGCATTCAGTGGGTCCGAGAGGACGTCGATCAGAAACCGGATTGGGTCGAGCGTTCCCCTGACTCGTTGACGACGTACTCGACGTGAGCCGAGACGGTGTCAATGCTCACGATAATCTCCAGCTTTGCTGTCTGGTCCCACCGTTGCGGTAATCCATCCCTCTGCCAGGTACCAAGGATGGACGTGTGATCTAGTTCCATAGCAAGTCGAGGGTTCACAGGTTAATAGAACAATCGAACAAGTAAGTGAAATACCTCGTTTCGTTCGCCGCTGAGAGCTACTGGACGATGAACTGGCTGGCCGCCTCTTCGACTTCCGCTCGCGAGAGGGGCTCATCGAACGCGGCCGGGAAGCCGATCTCACCACTGAGCACGCGCAGGAACGATGCGTGGCGCGCCTCGACGCTGTGGATGCTGAGTGCCGGCGGGACGAGTTCCGCGTTCTCGATCGAGGGAGCCGCACCAGCGTAGGCGCTGACGCCGGTGTCCTCAAGCAGCGCTGCGGTGGCGAGGAACTCCATGGGCTCTTCAACGGCCGCGCCGAACTCGAACTCCGGTTCGTCGATCGGCTCTCCCCCAAGGTCTTCGATCGTCGCCCCAAGGACTTCGGCGTGGGTCTCTTCGTGCTCCAGAATCGTCTGAAGATCGCCGTAGACGCGATCCTGGATTGGATCGCCGAACGATCGGATGGGCTCCGAGCAGACGAGATCCCGCTCGCTCATGTTCTCGAGCGCCTGGCGATAGAAGTCGGCCTCGAGGAACTCGAGGAGACGTGCGTAGTTGAGGATATCGACGTCGTCCTCGAACTCGCCCTCAGTGACGAACTCGGTCGGTGGCATCTCTCCGCTCATCCCCTCCTCACCGTGTTCACTCGCACTGGCTGGTATCGCGCCGAATGCGCTTGCCCCCACCACTGCGGAGGCGGCGAGGAAGCTGCGGCGGCTGGTCAGTTGATCGCCCATCGTGTCGGTCAGTCGATCGAAGTTCGAAGTAGTACCCCGCCGAGAACGAGAACAGCAAGGAGGGGGCGGCCGAGACGGCTCTCGAATACGAGGATGTGGAAAACCCGAAGGAAGCCGCCGCGGCGGCGCTCGAGACGGCGGTCTCGGAGATCGAGGCTGCCGGTGATGGTGTGTCGTCCTACGCGGCCGAGGCCAACGCTATCGACAGCTTTGCTCGCCGGATCGGCGAGCTCGTCGGTGTTCACGGCCTCGACGAACACCCGGTGTCACCGCTGGCCGGCTCACTGACCGATCACACGCTCTCCACTAAGACGGACATCAAGGGCGCTATCGAGGAGCACGCTGAGGGGTTCGCCAAGGGCGGCGACGGGGTCGACGACCCGCTAAACGCCTACCTCGAGAACCACGTCGTCGGGATCGAGGCTGTCCGTAGCACCGACGCCAAGAGTAGCACGCTCTACCGCTGGTGCTTCGAACACGCGGGCGTCGGCGAGTTCTTCATTGAGACCGGCGACGAGGCGATCAGCCACTACGACCCGTTCGCGCTCCGCGTGGCGATATTCGACGCCGTGGGGGTGTGGACCGCCGAACCGATCAAGTCGCTCCGAGATAGCACTGCGTGGGGTAACTGGATCGCCCCGTTCATCTCAGAACACTCCCGAGAAGTCGAGCCTAAGGGGCCGCGTACCGTCGCCGTGGAGGCCATCGCGAACCATATCGGGCGCGCTACCGCGTTCCCGACGGTCGAGGCCATGGTCGACCGCCACGGCGTGCGGATCGATGATGACCCCGAGGACGGCGACCCTACCGAGATCTGGGTGCCGTATTCGGACATCGCGCAGATCGCCGAGGACCATGGGATCAAACCGCGAGCGCTGCAGGTGGAGGTCGCCGCCCGCGATCTCACCGCCGAGGGCCGCGGGAACTCCGTGAGCGCGAACTCGACCGTGCGAAACGAGGAGGTGACCTACTGGGTCTTCGATCCCTCGATCGCCACACCACAGAGCTACGATCCGAACGCGGAGACGCCGACCGAACGGATCGACCGCCTGATGATAGAATCCATTTCAAAGACGTGTCCGTCCCCTCCTCGTTGAGGGGGTATTTCTTTTCCACCAGTCCCTTCTGGCGTACACTACCCAATCTCTATTTTCGAAGCAAGCGTGTGTCAGTTCATGACATCCCAGGAGCCCCACGAACAGATGATTGAGCGTGTCGTTCGGACTGTCGAGGCCAATACAAAAGGAAGTGGTCCGGACGCAATCGATGCCGCACATATTCGTGTCATCCTCTGTGCGAATTCGGGGTATCCAGTCAAGCAGGTCAATCAGGCGATCGCGACAGCGCTTGAACAAGGCCGACTCACAGAACATGAGGAGACGGATGGATACGTTGTCGCTCAGACACACAGCAGTGAGTCCCTCTAGGGAGCAATCTGCCGAGCGTTGGGGTTGCTAGTGGCGAGATCTCTCCCTTCGGCTATCGGATTCATGCGGAAGCGGTAATCCTGGCTCGAAACCGCTTCTCTCACTCCAAGACGAGATATAAAGCGATATTAGTGGCTGATCTTCTACTTCTCGGTAATGAGTTCAACCATAGAGCTGTCTTCTGCGGAGCAGCAAGCCTATGAGACCATCACTACTGCAGACGAATTGCATCAAAGCGAGCTCTGGAAACGCTTGGATGTCAGTAGCCGAAAAGGGAGCCGCCTCGCCCGATCGCTGGCAGAGTATGGACTCATCGAGCGCACACAATCCACTCACAACGGGCGTACTACGTATCTTCTCACACCCTCTGAAGACAAGGAGACTGCTGTTACCAGCGCTGACCCGGACCCACCGCAAACGGACGCAGTGGAGACTGAGGGTGATCTCACACCGCGCCAGCAACAGGCACTCGACCTCATCCGGGAAACTAAGGGCCTCTATCAAAGTGAATTGTGGAAGGAACTTGAGGTGAGTAGTCGCACTGGGACTCGGATTGCGACTGCACTCGAAGAGGAGGGAATGATCGAACGCGAGTCAGCCGTCTATAACGGCCATACGACGTATTTCCTCAAGCCCCGAACGCAAGATCTGGACTTTTCGTTACTTATGGCCGGTGATTTGTTCGTGCCGTTTGCTAGTGAGGAACAAGTGGATCCACAGAGTGATGCGTTCACGGATTGGCTGTTGCAGCTCTCTGCAGAGTCTCAGTGAAAGAGGAGGAGTAGTGTGAGCGCGTTGTACGCTTATTCACCGTTGCCTCAGTGCCGCACAGGTAACCGTAAATCTGATCAGCAGACTGAGGTTGCTGATGTTACGCAAGTGACTGAAGTGACGATCCGCAATCGTTATAAAGGGCAGCTCGAAGCACTTGGAGTCGATGAGATACAGTAACATTTCTATTTTTACCAGAATTCAAAACGTGAGTTTTTCCCTGAAGAACCTTCATCACTACTGTTTAGTCGATTCTACCCAGAAACATATCTATGACTAAACCGGTCTATTCCAGCGTCGATGAGTTTGACGAGGCAACTCGCTCATTGCTTGAGAACCACCTCTCTGACGACGAGATGGTACTTCTCGGAATTGTATGTACGAGGCGGCAATGGTGGACTCCGTGGTATTGGGGAGTGCCTCCCCGGAAACTCATTCTGACCGATCACCGGGTCATCGACTTCAAGAATGGCAAGTTCAGTACGCAGTTTATGGCGTTCAGTCTTGAAGAGATGAATCCTCCCGTGTGTGAATTTCTTCTCCGAGGCAATTATCTCACGCTTCAGGGACGCGATATCGACCGACGATACCGGGTCAAAGGGGATGCTGGACGCGAATTTGCGTTTGCGGTTCGCGATCAACTCAAACAACAGCGTCAGACGTCGGAGTCTTTCTGGCGTGATACATTCGGGTTTGACCATGGATGAGTTCTTGCCTGTAACCATCGTCGTGGGCACCAGATGACCCCGACCGACGGGAGTACCGTCCCACATATCCGGGTGTTTCCGACATTAACCCTGTCTCATAGATCACAAGACCTCTTCTTCTAGCGGTGGCAGTAGCATCGCAGACTTCCCAAGCACGTCTGCATTGATCCCGCCGTTTCACTGCACTACTGAGTTCTATCAAGACGGATTTGGGAATTGCTAAGAGAATGCGGGTAACGATACCGAATTACACGGTAGAATGGGATCCGCTCCACTGAGTACGTCAAGCCTCACAGCAGTCCTCGACCCGTCGAAGATCTCCAAGAGACTGTCGAACAGCAAGCCGAACAGATCGACCGGCTCGAAACAGAACTCGCTGAGCACAAGGACCATACCGGTCGAGGGTTCGCCGATGTGCGCGCGCGGATCACCGAAGCAGAAAATCGACAGACGCAACCCGATTCTGCGGATGCAACCCCAGGGGGTTGAAGACGAGGAAACAGGGACGCAGACATCCCAGACGCCACTTGAACGGATCTGTGCGCTCCCCGAGCACGTTGCTGATCGCGAACTCACTACCAACCAAGAACGCGCGCGCTTCATCGCACGAGACGTTTGTGATTACGCCGAGAAGGCCCCTGCTGGCCTGGTCATCGATAGCAGAGCGATCAAGCGAGTGATCACCGCCTCAGAAGGAAAGCGCCCGCACACACAGACGGTGGCTCGTGTCATGAACTTCCTTGAGGAGCTGGGGAAAGCGGACGTTCAGCAAACGAAACGTCGTGGGAAGAACCTCATCGTCGTCGATCCGGAGGCTGCAACAAGATACGCGACTCATCACGATCGTTGTGATGAGGAGAGTAAGTAGACCCACGCGAACGATGTGATATCGAACGGGTGACGCCTCACCACCGAGTATAGTCCGCGAAAGCGAACCGCGCAAGCAAGACCGTAGTAGCAGCAGGTGTGGAGAGAACTCTCCGGTTTTAGTAGTAGTATTATGAATGAAACCAAAGTCAGTGGTTCTTGGTTCGTGAGCGTATCACGGCACGGTGTGATTAGGCAGGTATCACCTTGTGCAACATTCGGCCATCCGCAAAAGAATCGATGTTGCACAAGGTTCACGGATCAAGCCGCGGCTCAAGTGCAAAATCGTGAGAAGGGGAGAGATCCCCCCACTCGAGCGCCGACGGCAGGTACTAAGTGCGAACGGCGCGATTCGTGATAACAATAGACAAAAAAAAGTAACGGCCGATCCGCCTCGATCAGCTCCTCGAGAAGCACATCGGTGGCTCACCTGAGCACCCATCAAAAACGTCCATCCATGAACTCATTTCCGCGAACTGTTATGTGAGTGGTCAGACTGATACGATCAAGATAGATGGAGCTGAGGTCCAGGCGAGTTGCGAAAAATGAGAGACGGACTCAGTTATCAGAACAGGGAACGGACGACCGAGAACGGTCTATTTAGCGAAGCTGAACTCCCGCCGGGTAGCGTTTCACAGGCCTCGCCGTCGTTGTCACCGTCGAGACCGTGGGGATCGCTCGTGTCCTGCTCGTAAACCTCCTGAGCTTCCTCCTGGGTGTCGAAGTCCTCACAGTCGAGGTCGTCGTCGCTGCCGCTACCACCATCGGAGTCGTCCTCGGTATCGGAGTCACCTCCGCCCTCCGAGTCATCGGACTCGTCTTCCTCGTCATCCGAGTCTTCGGACTCATCTTCGTCATCCGACGAGTCCTCGTCCTCCGGCGGCTCCTCCTCGGACCCTTCCTCGTCATCCTCGCCGTCCTCGGATCCGTCCCCTTCGGATTCCTCTTCCGGCATCTCGTCGGGCATGATCTGTCCGCGGATCTCGCCGTCGGGATGCTGCTCGGTATGGACGTTGACGTAGGCACCCTCGTCCTTGAGCATCTCGACGACCTCCTCTGCCGACGCGCCCTCGAGCGGGCCGACGAGGTCGTCCTCGGTGATCGTCCCCTCCGCGAGCGTGCCGTCGAAGCGCCCCTCGATGAGTTCGGGTTCCTCTCCCTCCTCCGGATAGAGCCACGCGACGACGGGGCCGTTCTCGCCCTCCTCGCCGAGGTGGACGTGCGCCTGCGTGACGTTACAGATGGACTCGACGTGGACCTCGTACGCCACCGTCATCTCGTCCTCGTTCGCCTCGAAGGTAGCGTGGCCGCTCGCGTCGGTTCCGACTGGTGGGACCTGTTGGTCACCAGTGAGGTCCGCTGAGTAGGACCGGACGTGATCGTGTTCGTCAGCCGCCGCGCTTCCAGTTGCCATCGTTCCGCCAACGAGAGCAGCTCCGGTCACACTGAGTACAGTTCGTCTCCTGTATGTTCTCTTGCTCATAGTGTACTCTCTGCCCCTCACCGCATCCCATGGGACATGCTATCAACAGCTGATCTATATTTCAATTTTGTTTACGGTTTTAGAATGTGTTTTCAGATAGGAAACGTATTTGACGAGATAGAGCTGATCGAAATCGCCGAGGTCTCGCACAAGGAGAATCAGGTGGTCCGTTCGCGGCTTGATGACACCGAGGCCGCACTCGCGGATGCATACCAGCAGCTCGAACACCACCGGAACGCCCTTCGCGAACTCATTGAGCGGACGGCGTGCGCGACTCACTGGACCCTCCTCACTTCGGGAACGAGGCGGTGCTCACTCGCTCCGCTCGCTGCGACCATCCTCCGGTCGGTGGATGCTTGCTCCGAACTGTCAAGAGATACCCCTGCCCGCCGGAGGTCGAGAATCGAGCTCCTTTATATACTAAACGAGACTTCGCCGCCCGTCTCGGAGGTACCCCTACGCTGTCTATCGGTTTCTACTTGTGATTATATTTACGTAATCAATGGTGGATTTCTACGGCCTTGTGCAACACCGGGCGCCTATGAAAGGCGATTATTGCACAAGGCTCGTCCCCGCTACGGCTCACTCCGTTCGGGATTTTCTGGACAAGTCGCTTCGTGCACCGCGATTTGATGGATCGCAAGCGCAAGCTGGCTACAGTATTCGCACTTGTAGGCTTCTCCCCCGCCGGCGAGCTCGACGGTTTCCCTACTCATATTCAGTACGTCGCGACGTCGAGGCCGTCGACCCGGCGGAACTCGTCGGCGTTGCGGGTGAGTACCCCTTCATCTCTGACGAGGGCCGTCGCGGCGATCAGGACGTCGACTACGCCGATGGGTTCACCGCGGTCGTAAAGATCGCGCTGGATCGTCGCCGCGCGGTGTGCGATGTCGTGGGTGAGCGGGACCACGTCGATCCGCTTGGCGACGTTCTCGAAGCGGCTCCGGTGGTTTGCGGCCGCTCCTC encodes the following:
- a CDS encoding RNA-guided endonuclease InsQ/TnpB family protein — its product is MEYRRTAVIKLDVPQDADSSLRETVEQFKHGANTASEWCWHGDDGYHVTSKAKAERALYDQLRDETDLTTNLVQKGVRRAVEAVKSGVARLKRGERTSQPYFSADSAVYDKRSATFHRDHVSLSTVDGRVECDYILPDDPDRHPRTYLEDKDYEFRMATLQRRDDEWFLHASMRKVEADDPEPDTEHRTVLGVDLGVNNIAVSSTGTFWSADEFNHWRLEYEKRRGSLQQRGTRAAHEAIEGIGRKEYGRFEIYLHGVANELIEETVEYGCSHIVFEDLTHIRENIPQATWQHVWAFRRLFHYVEYKAAEHGVEAMQVPPNHTSQRCSTCGCTHEDNRDGEYFECLKCGYQNHADYNAAKNIGYRYLRRRQNAADGGAPVDVRLNRGTLNVSGEYVPPASTA
- a CDS encoding PIN domain-containing protein gives rise to the protein MILDSTLINKLARDDPAAAETLQDLIDTGTPVAFSALTVFEVEVGVRGAAANHRSRFENVAKRIDVVPLTHDIAHRAATIQRDLYDRGEPIGVVDVLIAATALVRDEGVLTRNADEFRRVDGLDVATY
- a CDS encoding helix-turn-helix transcriptional regulator, translated to METEGDLTPRQQQALDLIRETKGLYQSELWKELEVSSRTGTRIATALEEEGMIERESAVYNGHTTYFLKPRTQDLDFSLLMAGDLFVPFASEEQVDPQSDAFTDWLLQLSAESQ
- a CDS encoding antibiotic biosynthesis monooxygenase family protein, yielding MIIRIWHGWTTPENAEEYEQLVVEENYDIIAERTGDGYRGFEIARREQDNGEIKYVTITRFDSWEAVEEFGGEDPEEAYVPPKAQELLTDYDEQVEHYEVRDGEEI
- a CDS encoding ferritin-like domain-containing protein translates to MGDQLTSRRSFLAASAVVGASAFGAIPASASEHGEEGMSGEMPPTEFVTEGEFEDDVDILNYARLLEFLEADFYRQALENMSERDLVCSEPIRSFGDPIQDRVYGDLQTILEHEETHAEVLGATIEDLGGEPIDEPEFEFGAAVEEPMEFLATAALLEDTGVSAYAGAAPSIENAELVPPALSIHSVEARHASFLRVLSGEIGFPAAFDEPLSRAEVEEAASQFIVQ
- a CDS encoding CHRD domain-containing protein, with protein sequence MATGSAAADEHDHVRSYSADLTGDQQVPPVGTDASGHATFEANEDEMTVAYEVHVESICNVTQAHVHLGEEGENGPVVAWLYPEEGEEPELIEGRFDGTLAEGTITEDDLVGPLEGASAEEVVEMLKDEGAYVNVHTEQHPDGEIRGQIMPDEMPEEESEGDGSEDGEDDEEGSEEEPPEDEDSSDDEDESEDSDDEEDESDDSEGGGDSDTEDDSDGGSGSDDDLDCEDFDTQEEAQEVYEQDTSDPHGLDGDNDGEACETLPGGSSASLNRPFSVVRSLF